In Pan troglodytes isolate AG18354 chromosome 5, NHGRI_mPanTro3-v2.0_pri, whole genome shotgun sequence, the sequence TCCAGACCTTTACACTGGCCAGGATCCTGTCTTGTATTTGTATTCCTCCTTTTAGGTGGATCCCCGCATTGATATTCAGATGTGCTTGTCTCCTTCCCCTTCATAAActtccctttttttgagacggagtctcacatattgcccaggccagagtgtagtggcacaaccttggctcactgcaacctccacctcccagattcaagcaattctcctgtctcagccttctaggtagctgggattcaggcgtccaccaacatgcccggctaatttttctatttttagtagagacaggagtttcgccatgttgtccaggctggtctgtaactcctgacctcaggtttgggaggccaaggagggtggattgcctgagctcaggagttcgagaccaccgtaggcaaagtggtgaaacccggtatctaattaaaaaaaaaaaattagccaggcgtggtggcagacgcctgtagtccgagctactcaggaggctgagacttgagaattgcttgatcccaggaggtggaggttgcagtgagccaagatcacgccactgcactctagcctgggcgacagatcaagactctgtctcaaaaattaaaaaaaaaaaatgtgactctGTTCATGTGTCCTTCTGCTTAGCATCCTTTAATAGCTTCTCATTGTTCTTACGATGAAAACCCAAACCCCAGTATGGCCTTCAAGGCTCCATGTGGTCTGGCACCTCTTACTCACAAACTGCATCTTGACTTCTGTGCCATGCTGCCCTTTTAGGGTGAATGTGCCATGCTCCCTGTCACCACAGGGCCTCTGCATATactgtcccctctgcctggaatgggCCTTCCCATCCTTCAGCTCATTAATTCGTGCGTAATTTCAGATCTCAGCCAATCTTCACTTTTTTGTCTAAGCCTTTTTATTCGTGTGAGTCTTTAAAGTCTGTCCCATCAGACCTGAAGCATTGTAAAAGGGCAAAGACAGTTACAATTACCTTTGTATTCTCCAGCTCCTAGCACAGCACTTGACATGTAGTAGGTGCTTCGACAGATACCGAGTGGGAATTGTGTGCAGGGTAGAGGAAGTAGCGTCTGCAGGGCGTGAGAAACAGTAGCATTTTGGAGAAAACTAACACATTGATGGCTAAAGTGTGGGTTTTGCAGAAGACAAGTGGTaagagatgaagctggaagggCAGGCAGGACCCAGGCTGTGAAGGGCCCTATTTGGCCAATATTGGTACTAGGACCCATAGGATGTGGGCAGTCAGTAATCTCCCCGACTTGGGGAAAGAGGAATAAGCATAGGATGAGGCGTGAGCCTTGAGAGATGGGGGGGGCTTGGCCCACTTCTGATTCCCCTGCGTAGAAGATGTAATGAGTTTTAACACTTCTTTATATGTTTTTCATCAGCTACATCTGGTACCTTGGCTGGCATTATGGGAATGAGGTTCTACCACTCTGGAAAATTCATGCCTGCAGGTTTAATTGCAGGTGCCAGGTACTTTCATTCTATTACTCTTCTTTACCATGTAGAGTTCAGTTTATTCCCCAGGATACTTTATGCATTCAAAACCTTACTTGTTTCAGGATATCTGATGCTATGTATCAACTGACATTTGATATATACACTAATAGGAAATGTTTCAAAAACAATAGCTAGTTTAATGTCAAAATGGCATGAGTATATCCATTCACCGTGGAAATGGGTTTGTTCTCATATTTGCTTTCCAGTCCATCCAAGCTCCTCCCTATATGGTGGCAGAAGTTTTAGTGCAAAGCTATGACTGCAGCCTTTTGTGTGACTTGCATGGAAGATTTGGGGGCCCCATATTTCTTAGATGTGTAGATGTCTTTTACAGAAAATTTTGCCAAAAGGGAATTTTGATTGAatcctgttttctatttttgttgttgttgttgagacggagtatcactctgtcacccaggatggagtgcaatggcgtgatctccgctcactgcaatcaccatctgcctcccgggttcaagcgattctcatgcctcagcctccagagtagctgggattacaggcgtgcgccaccacgcccagctatttttgttgttttggtagagacggtgtttcaccacattggccaggctggtctggaactcctgatcttgtgatctgcccacttcggcctcccaaagtgctgggattacaggcgtgacccactgcggcTGGCcctgttttctaattttgattATAAAACCTAAACCaaattgtggtttttaaaaaatttagttgtggctgggcacggtggttcacacctgtaatcccagcaatttgggaggcagaggcaggcggatcacctgctgtcaggggttcaagaccatcctggccaacatggcgaaaccccgtctctatgaaaaatacaaaaattagctggttgtggtagtgggcacttgtaatcccagctactcggaaggctgaggcagggagaattgcttcaacctgggaagcggagattacagtgggctgagatcatgccactgcactccagcctgggggacaaagcaagactccatctcaaaaaacaaacaaacaaacaaacaaacaaaactttagttgtaggccaggtgtggtggctcatgcctacaatcccagcactttgggaggccagagcgggtggatcacttgaggtcaggagttcaagaccagtctgcccaacatggtgaaaccccatctctatgaaaaatacaaaaattagccgggcatggtggtgcacacctgtaatcgcagctacttgggacactgagtcaggaaaatctcttgaacctgggaggcgggggttgcagtgagccgaaattgtgctgctgaactccagcctgggcaacagaggtgagtgagactccatctcaaaaaataaaaataaaaaaccttctcaaaaacaaaaaatttagttAAGTATCATAAAGACATCCTGAAGGtaggggaatttttaaaaatctgttttggaGAAAGATTACATACTCTGATCATAGTTGTGATGCTACCAGTATAATGTTTTATACCTGAAGCAAGGAAGTCAGTGTGGAGCAAGGTCTAGAGCAGTAAAGTGAGAGGCTGGAGTCTACCATTAATCCGATCTGTGATGGTGGGGAGgccttgctctctcttgcctccatttcttcatctcttcAAATTATTGGCCGTTGGGTTAGGATCCAGCTCGTGTGCTAATTTAAGACTGTCCCTTGGCTTGCTTTTTCTCTGGTTCCTCCAGGGATGGAAATTTACCCCTGACCACTCTTGCCTTAGTACCTCCTCCCCCACGCAGTTGTGAGGAACCAGCAGTTTAGTTCCTTAAAAACATAGTTGCCTGTTCTGTCCTTTACCTGACATTTTCTATCTTGTTTCTTTTAAACAGTTTGCTGATGGTCGCCAAAGTTGGAGTTAGTATGTTCAACAGACCCCATTAGCAGAAGTCATGTTCCAGCTTAGACTGATGAAGAATTAAAAATCTGCATCTTCCACTATTTTCAATGTATTAAGAGAAATAAGTGCAGCATTTTTGCATCTGACATTTTAcctaaaaaaaaagacaccaaactTGGCAGAGAGGTGGAAAATCAGTCATGATTACAACCCTACAGAGGTGGCGAGTATGTAACACAAGAGCTTAATAAGACCCTCATAGAGCTCAATTCTTGTATATTGatgttgtcttttctttctgtatctgtaGGTAAATCTCAAGGGTAAAATGTTAGGTGTCAGCTTTCAGGGCTCTGAAACCCCATTCCCTGCTCTGAGGAACGGTGTGAAAAAAAGTCTTTTAGGAGATTTAGAATATCTGTTCTTTTGCTCATCTTAGACCACAGACTGACTTtgaaattatgttaagtgaaatatcaatgaaaataaagtttactaTGAATAATATTTCCTATGGGGTCTTCATTGCCAGAGCTGTCTAGTTCATAGAATGAGATATTGCTAGCAGCAAGATATAGAAACATGAaagtattttgttaatatttagaaattacCTATTTTGAATAACTTAAGGACCAAGGAAAGTTATTTGATTGTACATTGCATTGAAGCTTGTTTCAAAAATGAcctctgaggatttttttttgtttgtttttcaagagacaaggtctttctctgttgcctaggctggaggccagtggtgcaatcatatgtcactgtagcctcaaactcttgggttcagtcatgccacctcagcctcctgaatagctggtactactggtgcataccaccacacccagctaatgtaatttttttttttggagatgcggtcttgctatgttgcccaggctggtctcaaactcctggtctcaagtgatcctctcgctttggcctcccaaaatgtacTGGAGTAATAAGCATGACCTAGTGTACCTGGCCActgaggttttcttcttttttgagacggagtttcgctcttgttgcccaggcaacctctgcctcccgggttcaagccattctcctgcctcagcctcccaagtacctggaattacaggcatgtgccaccatgcccggctaattttgtatttttagtagagacggcgttttcCATATTGGTCaacctgatctcaaactcccgacctcaggtgatccgcctgccttggcctcccaaagtgctgggattacaggtgtgagccaccatgcccggcagccACTGAGGATTTCTAAAGTTAGgactgtgggctgggcacggtggctcacacctgtaatccccacactttgggaagccaaggcaggcgggtcacaaggtcaggagttcgagaccagcatggccaatgtgctaaaaccccgtctctactaaaaatacaaaaattagccaggtgtggtggcgggcgcctgtagtcccagctaccagagaggctgaggcaggagaatcacttcaacccgggaggcggaagttgcagtgagccaagatcgcgccactgcactccagcctgggcgacgagactctatctcaaaaaaaaaaaaaaaaaaaaaattaggactgTGTAGCAAAATTGAAAGGTGATTTTTTTGTTGTAATTAGTTCACACATAAATGTGAAACTAGAAGACCCATCTAGAGCTTGAATCACCTAGTTTGGTGTCATTGTTGGACACATTAACTGGATACTGGTACCGTTTCAACACGAAGAATTAACTCAATCTGGTAGCCCTTGCTTTAGTTTTCATTCcgtctttaaaaaggaaaacataccATGTTCTCTACCCTGTTACTGCTTCAGAGTTTAATTCAGGCACTTTATGTATTTGCATAAGCCCCTTTAAAGTGGTCCTAGTTTTCCATCCTTTTTTATAGGACACTGGACAACTAAGGGCACTTGTGTTGCAGTGATAGAGGCATCAGAAGGCCATAGACCATCCAAACCTACCATCCTCCGAGGCTTCCATAGCTAAGAGTTTTAATCATGTTGGCCCTTTCATGTGTCATGCAGTGTTGCCAAAGGGCACACATTTTTGCCACCTTCAGTCCTAGAGGAGGACCTGGCTCCTGAATGACAAGGTTCCCTGAAGGTGGGATTAGTTTAGGTGCCAAGTAGACTGTGTAACCATTTGGTCCCCAGCAATCAACCTGGAAAATTCTAAGGCTGCCCAcacatgagaggcaaggagtctTCATAGCTCTTGCCAAGTCCCCTTGTCGCTGCTTCTCTGCAAAATCCCTGAGTATTTACTATCGTTAAGGGTTGTACTGGGTGCTAGTGGGcccggaattggttccttccagtagACTCTTGGTGTTGccaacttcaagaatgaagccttAGACCCTCGAAGTGTTACAGTTCCGAAAAGATTGTgagtccggagtttgttccttcggatgttcagatgtgtccggagtttcttccttctggtaggttcgtggtctcgctgattTCAAGAGTGacgctgcagaccttcgcagtgagtgttaacAGCTTTTAAATGTGGCGCGACCAGAGTTGTTCATTACTCCCTTGCGGTTTTGTAGTCTCGCTGACTTAAGGCGTGAAGCCGCAAACCttcagtgttacagctcttaaaggtggtgtgccCAGAGTTGTTctttcctcccagtgggttcgctgacttcaggagtgaagccagaCCTTCGCACGGAATGCTACAACTCTTAAAAGCAGCACGTCTGGAATTGTTTCTCCCCATGGGTGCGTGGTCTTGCTAACTTCAGGAGTAAAACCACAGACTTctacggtgagtgttacagctcataaacatAGAGCAGACACAAAAACTGAGCACCAGCAAGATTACAAAGATCA encodes:
- the TMEM14C gene encoding transmembrane protein 14C isoform X1, which produces MQDTGSVVPLHWFGFGYAALVASGGIIGYVKAGSVPSLAAGLLFGSLAGLGAYQLSQDPRNVWVFLATSGTLAGIMGMRFYHSGKFMPAGLIAGARYFHSITLLYHVEFSLFPRILYAFKTLLVSGYLMLCIN